Part of the Bradyrhizobium sp. AZCC 1721 genome, TCACGAGCGAGCCGGGCTGAACCTTGAATTGACCTGCCGTGATCACCTGCTCGCTGAGCGAAAGTCCCTCATCGACTACCGAGCGGCCGTCGATCGAGCGCGTCACCTTGATCTTGCGGAGCTCGGCCTTGTTGTCCTGGTTGACCGCGTAGGCGTAGAGACCGTCGGCGCCATGCTGAACAGCGTCATCCGGAATCACGGTGGCGTCTTTCAGTGTCGCAACGAGCAGCCGCGTCGAAACCGACTGGCCGGGCCACAACGCGTGATCCTTGTTGTCGAATACCGCCTTGAGCCTGATCGTCCCGCTCGAGGTGTCGACCTGGTTGTTGATCAGCGAGAGCGTGCCGGTGGACAGCTCCCGCTTGCCGTCGGTGGAAAGAGCGATCACTTTGGGAGAACCGGTGGCCAGCGCTGCCTTGATATCCGGCAACTGGTCCTCCGGCGCGGTAAAGATCACCGCGATCGGCTCGATCTGGGCAATGGTGACGATGCCGGTCTGGGTTGCGGCGTTGACGATATTGCCGACATCGACCTGGCGCAGCCCGGCGATACCGGAAATCGGTGCCTTGACGGTGGCGTAATCAAGCTGGGTTTGGGCGTTGGAGATCGCTGCCGTGTCGGCCTCAACCTGCGCCGTCAGTTGCGCGACGGTCGAGCGCTGCGTATCGGTCTGTTGCCGGGTCGCGAATTCGCCGAGCCTGGTAGAGCGCTGCAGGTCGAGACTGGCATTGGCAAGATTGGCTGCGTCCTGCGCCTTCTTGGCCTTGGCCTGATCGAGCACGGCCTGGAACGGCCGCGGATCGATCTCGGCCAGGGTATCGCCCTCCTTGACGAACTGGCCTTCCTGAAACGCAATTCGATTGATCTGGCCGTCGACGCGGCTGCGCACTACGACGGTGTTGAAACCTTGCACGGTGCCAAGCCCGGTCAGATAGACCGGAAAATCGGCCTTCTCGACCGGGGCGGTCTTGACGGGGACGGCGGTGCGGGCCGGCGCGCGCTTCCCGTCAGCCTGCGCCGGGTGTTCCTCGCCGTGGAATCGCTGCCAGCCCAAATAGCCCAGCCCGGCAATCGCTGCGACCAACAAGACCCAACGGATGGTGCGTGATCTCGACATGCCGACCTACGTGTTTCGGAAAACAGGCAATGGCACCCAGAACGGTTCCCTGCGGAGACAGATATTGTCTCGGCGCCCTCGGGGCGTACATGCACGAGCGCTTGAGAATCCTAAACAATTGGAAAGGTTGCGGCAGCG contains:
- a CDS encoding efflux RND transporter periplasmic adaptor subunit; translated protein: MSRSRTIRWVLLVAAIAGLGYLGWQRFHGEEHPAQADGKRAPARTAVPVKTAPVEKADFPVYLTGLGTVQGFNTVVVRSRVDGQINRIAFQEGQFVKEGDTLAEIDPRPFQAVLDQAKAKKAQDAANLANASLDLQRSTRLGEFATRQQTDTQRSTVAQLTAQVEADTAAISNAQTQLDYATVKAPISGIAGLRQVDVGNIVNAATQTGIVTIAQIEPIAVIFTAPEDQLPDIKAALATGSPKVIALSTDGKRELSTGTLSLINNQVDTSSGTIRLKAVFDNKDHALWPGQSVSTRLLVATLKDATVIPDDAVQHGADGLYAYAVNQDNKAELRKIKVTRSIDGRSVVDEGLSLSEQVITAGQFKVQPGSLVTTAIASSDPAQAKVAQE